A genomic stretch from Anoplolepis gracilipes chromosome 16, ASM4749672v1, whole genome shotgun sequence includes:
- the Glut1 gene encoding glucose transporter type 1 isoform X2: MADSRGFKPINQLWQSATVPTDQDSECLYEEIPGLPGPQDTDQPAGAGVGHAAQREEEEEEENVGGSRASLDFGVQVGDSGDWWGDQSGGREDIVAGGGTIPRSRTLGRNGRSGSGASGGGGARSRSGSTDRRHQPSAADRARQQNIVVVGRVEDERYAARRSHVEPSTGAVLPPPAATSLKLTRGRPTSQSTVARYLHSASTNASATHHHHHHHGLHGQYPPPTGARTTGRQHRHHHSSRGAFSNETQEEVQEDDEATLRELLVSVNVLDNVVDLLARTNQRDSRGDYVCGNSLQKQVSVMSMNLSAKLDELQRGDRQLETTVALCEIRTQLQELTKSVESCQSEVSEVKRDMVAIKHELDTVQQVKEEIEELREYVDRLEEHSHRRKLRLLEQGLTLFLSYAILAAVLGMLQFGYNTGVINAPEVNIENFMKDVYKDRYGEDISDDSVKTLYSVAVSIFAIGGMVGGFSGGTIANRFGRKGGLLLNNVLGIVGACLMGFTKLAESYEMLFFGRFIIGVNCGLNTSLVPMYISEIAPLNLRGGLGTVNQLAVTVGLLVSQVLGIEQILGTNEGWPVLLGLAICPAILQLLLLPVCPESPRYLLITKQWEEEARKALRRLRASNQVEEDIEEMRAEERAQQAESTISMTELICSPTLRAPLVIGVVMQLSQQLSGINAVFYYSTNLFTSSGLTDESAKFATIGIGAIMVGMTLVSIPLMDRTGRRTLHLYGLGGMFIFSIFITISFLIKEMIDWMSYISVVSTLCFVVFFAVGPGSIPWMITAELFSQGPRPAAMSIAVLVNWMANFLVGIGFPSMKTSLENYTFLPFSAFLAIFWIFTYKKVPETKNKTFEEILALFRHGNDRSSLRDSRLYGSMLNCVNALEGHIPPAESAALMVAEEKPHPDSFVFAAGSERSSVAPAQPERPPPPLPPPRFPNSGV, translated from the exons ATGGCCGATTCACGCGGCTTCAAGCCAATAAACCAGTTGTGGCAGAGCGCGACAGTGCCGACGGATCAGGATTCGGAGTGTCTGTACGAGGAGATCCCGGGCCTCCCGGGGCCTCAGGATACGGATCAGCCGGCTGGTGCCGGCGTTGGGCACGCGGCGCagagggaggaggaggaagaggaggagaacGTCGGCGGCAGCAGGGCAAGTCTCGATTTCGGCGTTCAGGTTGGAGATAGCGGCGACTGGTGGGGCGATCAGTCCGGGGGCCGGGAGGACATCGTCGCCGGCGGTGGTACCATCCCCCGTAGCAGGACCCTCGGAAGGAACGGCCGATCGGGATCGGGTGCgagcggcggcggtggcgcgAGATCGCGCAGCGGATCGACCGATCGGCGTCATCAGCCGTCGGCAGCGGATCGGGCGCGCCAGCAAaacatcgtcgtcgtcggcagGGTGGAGGACGAGCGGTATGCCGCGCGCAGGAGCCACGTGGAGCCCAGTACAGGCGCCGTATTGCCACCTCCTGCGGCTACCAGCCTCAAGCTGACCAGGGGGCGACCAACGAGTCAGAGCACTGTCGCCCGTTACTTGCACTCGGCCAGCACCAACGCCTCGGCGACGCAccaccatcatcatcatcacggATTGCACGGCCAGTATCCACCGCCAACCGGCGCCAGGACGACCGGCAGGCAGCATCGCCATCATCACTCTAGCCGCGGCGCGTTCAGTAATGAGACGCAGGAAGAGGTACAGGAGGACGATGAAGCCACTCTACGGGAGTTGCTCGTAAG TGTCAATGTGCTCGACAATGTTGTCGATCTGCTCGCCCGTACGAATCAGCGAGATTCACGCGGGGATTATGTGTGTGGAAACAGTCTGCAGAAACAGGTCAGCGTTATGAGTATGAACTTGAGTGCCAAGCTGGACGAGCTGCAGCGGGGTGACCGCCAGCTGGAGACCACCGTCGCTCTCTGCGAGATCCGCACGCAGCTGCAGGAACTCACGAAGAGCGTAGAGTCTTGTCAGAGCGAGGTCAGCGAGGTGAAGCGGGACATGGTCGCGATTAAG CACGAACTAGATACGGTACAGCAAGTTAAGGAAGAGATAGAGGAATTACGAGAGTACGTGGATCGACTGGAAGAGCACTCCCATCGGCGGAAACTTAGGCTCCTGGAGCAG GGATTGACGCTTTTCCTATCGTATGCGATACTGGCAGCCGTATTAGGAATGTTGCAGTTTGGTTACAACACTGGAGTGATTAACGCGCCTGAAGTG aatatagaGAATTTTATGAAAGATGTGTACAAGGATAGATACGGAGAGGATATTTCGGATGATTCTGTCAAGACATTATACTCCGTAGCCGTGAGCATATTCGCGATCGGTGGTATGGTGGGTGGTTTCAGTGGAGGAACAATCGCCAACAGATTTGGCAG AAAGGGAGGCTTACTGCTAAACAACGTGCTGGGCATCGTGGGGGCGTGCCTGATGGGTTTCACAAAGCTCGCTGAGTCGTACGAAATGTTATTCTTCGGACGGTTCATCATCGGTGTCAATTGTGGCTTGAATACCTCGTTGGTTCCCATGTACATATCGGAAATAGCGCCATTGAACCTGAGAGGCGGCCTAGGCACGGTGAACCAGCTCGCTGTTACGGTGGGCCTCCTGGTCTCCCAGGTGCTGGGCATCGAACAAATCCTTGGAACAAACGAGGGTTGGCCCGTTCTCTTAGGACTAGCTATCTGTCCTGCCATTCTACAGTTATTGCTGCTTCCAGTTTGCCCGGAATCTCCCAG ATATTTGCTCATTACTAAACAGTGGGAGGAAGAAGCTCGAAAAGCTTTGAGAAGGTTGAGAGCCAGTAACCAAGTGGAAGAAGATATTGAAGAGATGAGAGCGGAGGAACGAGCTCAACAAGCTGAATCTACAATCTCGATGACCGAGCTTATATGCAGCCCAACTTTAAGAGCACCTCTCGTTATTGGTGTGGTTATGCAACTTTCGCAGCAGCTTTCGGGTATCAATGCC gtattttattattctacgAATCTGTTCACTAGTTCTGGTTTAACGGACGAGAGTGCCAAGTTTGCAACCATTGGCATTGGTGCCATTATGGTTGGTATGACGCTAGTGTCCATCCCGCTCATGGATAGGACAGGAAGGCGTACATTGCACTTGTATGGTCTTGGTGGCATGtttatcttttcaatattCATCACAATTTCGTTTCTCATAAAG GAAATGATTGACTGGATGTCCTACATCTCGGTGGTGTCTACTTTATGCTTTGTCGTGTTCTTCGCCGTGGGACCCGGATCCATCCCTTGGATGATCACGGCGGAACTGTTTTCGCAAGGCCCCAGACCCGCCGCCATGTCCATCGCGGTTCTTGTCAATTGGATGGCTAATTTCTTGGTCGGCATCGGTTTTCCAAGCATGAAG ACTAGCCTTGAAAACTACACGTTCCTACCGTTCAGTGCATTTCTAGCCATCTTCTGGATCTTCACGTACAAGAAGGTTCCTGAGACCAAGAATAAAACATTCGAAGAGATTCTAGCTTTATTCAGGCATGGTAATGACAG GAGCAGCTTGCGGGACAGCAGACTTTATGG GAGCATGCTAAACTGTGTGAATGCATTAGAGGGACACATACCGCCAGCAGAGAGCGCAGCCCTGATGGTGGCAGAGGAGAAGCCACATCCTGATTCAT TTGTGTTTGCAGCTGGATCCGAGCGCTCTTCCGTCGCTCCCGCTCAGCCGGAGAGACCACCGCCCCCGCTTCCCCCGCCACGCTTTCCGAACAGCGGTGTCTGA
- the Glut1 gene encoding solute carrier family 2, facilitated glucose transporter member 1 isoform X5, whose translation MADSRGFKPINQLWQSATVPTDQDSECLYEEIPGLPGPQDTDQPAGAGVGHAAQREEEEEEENVGGSRASLDFGVQVGDSGDWWGDQSGGREDIVAGGGTIPRSRTLGRNGRSGSGASGGGGARSRSGSTDRRHQPSAADRARQQNIVVVGRVEDERYAARRSHVEPSTGAVLPPPAATSLKLTRGRPTSQSTVARYLHSASTNASATHHHHHHHGLHGQYPPPTGARTTGRQHRHHHSSRGAFSNETQEEVQEDDEATLRELLVSVNVLDNVVDLLARTNQRDSRGDYVCGNSLQKQVSVMSMNLSAKLDELQRGDRQLETTVALCEIRTQLQELTKSVESCQSEVSEVKRDMVAIKHELDTVQQVKEEIEELREYVDRLEEHSHRRKLRLLEQGLTLFLSYAILAAVLGMLQFGYNTGVINAPEVNIENFMKDVYKDRYGEDISDDSVKTLYSVAVSIFAIGGMVGGFSGGTIANRFGRKGGLLLNNVLGIVGACLMGFTKLAESYEMLFFGRFIIGVNCGLNTSLVPMYISEIAPLNLRGGLGTVNQLAVTVGLLVSQVLGIEQILGTNEGWPVLLGLAICPAILQLLLLPVCPESPRYLLITKQWEEEARKALRRLRASNQVEEDIEEMRAEERAQQAESTISMTELICSPTLRAPLVIGVVMQLSQQLSGINAVFYYSTNLFTSSGLTDESAKFATIGIGAIMVGMTLVSIPLMDRTGRRTLHLYGLGGMFIFSIFITISFLIKEFFGYVQEMIDWMSYISVVSTLCFVVFFAVGPGSIPWMITAELFSQGPRPAAMSIAVLVNWMANFLVGIGFPSMKTSLENYTFLPFSAFLAIFWIFTYKKVPETKNKTFEEILALFRHGNDRSSLRDSRLYGCVCSWIRALFRRSRSAGETTAPASPATLSEQRCLTMGNSSS comes from the exons ATGGCCGATTCACGCGGCTTCAAGCCAATAAACCAGTTGTGGCAGAGCGCGACAGTGCCGACGGATCAGGATTCGGAGTGTCTGTACGAGGAGATCCCGGGCCTCCCGGGGCCTCAGGATACGGATCAGCCGGCTGGTGCCGGCGTTGGGCACGCGGCGCagagggaggaggaggaagaggaggagaacGTCGGCGGCAGCAGGGCAAGTCTCGATTTCGGCGTTCAGGTTGGAGATAGCGGCGACTGGTGGGGCGATCAGTCCGGGGGCCGGGAGGACATCGTCGCCGGCGGTGGTACCATCCCCCGTAGCAGGACCCTCGGAAGGAACGGCCGATCGGGATCGGGTGCgagcggcggcggtggcgcgAGATCGCGCAGCGGATCGACCGATCGGCGTCATCAGCCGTCGGCAGCGGATCGGGCGCGCCAGCAAaacatcgtcgtcgtcggcagGGTGGAGGACGAGCGGTATGCCGCGCGCAGGAGCCACGTGGAGCCCAGTACAGGCGCCGTATTGCCACCTCCTGCGGCTACCAGCCTCAAGCTGACCAGGGGGCGACCAACGAGTCAGAGCACTGTCGCCCGTTACTTGCACTCGGCCAGCACCAACGCCTCGGCGACGCAccaccatcatcatcatcacggATTGCACGGCCAGTATCCACCGCCAACCGGCGCCAGGACGACCGGCAGGCAGCATCGCCATCATCACTCTAGCCGCGGCGCGTTCAGTAATGAGACGCAGGAAGAGGTACAGGAGGACGATGAAGCCACTCTACGGGAGTTGCTCGTAAG TGTCAATGTGCTCGACAATGTTGTCGATCTGCTCGCCCGTACGAATCAGCGAGATTCACGCGGGGATTATGTGTGTGGAAACAGTCTGCAGAAACAGGTCAGCGTTATGAGTATGAACTTGAGTGCCAAGCTGGACGAGCTGCAGCGGGGTGACCGCCAGCTGGAGACCACCGTCGCTCTCTGCGAGATCCGCACGCAGCTGCAGGAACTCACGAAGAGCGTAGAGTCTTGTCAGAGCGAGGTCAGCGAGGTGAAGCGGGACATGGTCGCGATTAAG CACGAACTAGATACGGTACAGCAAGTTAAGGAAGAGATAGAGGAATTACGAGAGTACGTGGATCGACTGGAAGAGCACTCCCATCGGCGGAAACTTAGGCTCCTGGAGCAG GGATTGACGCTTTTCCTATCGTATGCGATACTGGCAGCCGTATTAGGAATGTTGCAGTTTGGTTACAACACTGGAGTGATTAACGCGCCTGAAGTG aatatagaGAATTTTATGAAAGATGTGTACAAGGATAGATACGGAGAGGATATTTCGGATGATTCTGTCAAGACATTATACTCCGTAGCCGTGAGCATATTCGCGATCGGTGGTATGGTGGGTGGTTTCAGTGGAGGAACAATCGCCAACAGATTTGGCAG AAAGGGAGGCTTACTGCTAAACAACGTGCTGGGCATCGTGGGGGCGTGCCTGATGGGTTTCACAAAGCTCGCTGAGTCGTACGAAATGTTATTCTTCGGACGGTTCATCATCGGTGTCAATTGTGGCTTGAATACCTCGTTGGTTCCCATGTACATATCGGAAATAGCGCCATTGAACCTGAGAGGCGGCCTAGGCACGGTGAACCAGCTCGCTGTTACGGTGGGCCTCCTGGTCTCCCAGGTGCTGGGCATCGAACAAATCCTTGGAACAAACGAGGGTTGGCCCGTTCTCTTAGGACTAGCTATCTGTCCTGCCATTCTACAGTTATTGCTGCTTCCAGTTTGCCCGGAATCTCCCAG ATATTTGCTCATTACTAAACAGTGGGAGGAAGAAGCTCGAAAAGCTTTGAGAAGGTTGAGAGCCAGTAACCAAGTGGAAGAAGATATTGAAGAGATGAGAGCGGAGGAACGAGCTCAACAAGCTGAATCTACAATCTCGATGACCGAGCTTATATGCAGCCCAACTTTAAGAGCACCTCTCGTTATTGGTGTGGTTATGCAACTTTCGCAGCAGCTTTCGGGTATCAATGCC gtattttattattctacgAATCTGTTCACTAGTTCTGGTTTAACGGACGAGAGTGCCAAGTTTGCAACCATTGGCATTGGTGCCATTATGGTTGGTATGACGCTAGTGTCCATCCCGCTCATGGATAGGACAGGAAGGCGTACATTGCACTTGTATGGTCTTGGTGGCATGtttatcttttcaatattCATCACAATTTCGTTTCTCATAAAG GAGTTCTTTGGCTATGTGCAGGAAATGATTGACTGGATGTCCTACATCTCGGTGGTGTCTACTTTATGCTTTGTCGTGTTCTTCGCCGTGGGACCCGGATCCATCCCTTGGATGATCACGGCGGAACTGTTTTCGCAAGGCCCCAGACCCGCCGCCATGTCCATCGCGGTTCTTGTCAATTGGATGGCTAATTTCTTGGTCGGCATCGGTTTTCCAAGCATGAAG ACTAGCCTTGAAAACTACACGTTCCTACCGTTCAGTGCATTTCTAGCCATCTTCTGGATCTTCACGTACAAGAAGGTTCCTGAGACCAAGAATAAAACATTCGAAGAGATTCTAGCTTTATTCAGGCATGGTAATGACAG GAGCAGCTTGCGGGACAGCAGACTTTATGG TTGTGTTTGCAGCTGGATCCGAGCGCTCTTCCGTCGCTCCCGCTCAGCCGGAGAGACCACCGCCCCCGCTTCCCCCGCCACGCTTTCCGAACAGCGGTGTCTGACAATGGGAAACAGCTCCTCTTAA
- the Glut1 gene encoding solute carrier family 2, facilitated glucose transporter member 3 isoform X4, with the protein MADSRGFKPINQLWQSATVPTDQDSECLYEEIPGLPGPQDTDQPAGAGVGHAAQREEEEEEENVGGSRASLDFGVQVGDSGDWWGDQSGGREDIVAGGGTIPRSRTLGRNGRSGSGASGGGGARSRSGSTDRRHQPSAADRARQQNIVVVGRVEDERYAARRSHVEPSTGAVLPPPAATSLKLTRGRPTSQSTVARYLHSASTNASATHHHHHHHGLHGQYPPPTGARTTGRQHRHHHSSRGAFSNETQEEVQEDDEATLRELLVSVNVLDNVVDLLARTNQRDSRGDYVCGNSLQKQVSVMSMNLSAKLDELQRGDRQLETTVALCEIRTQLQELTKSVESCQSEVSEVKRDMVAIKHELDTVQQVKEEIEELREYVDRLEEHSHRRKLRLLEQGLTLFLSYAILAAVLGMLQFGYNTGVINAPEVNIENFMKDVYKDRYGEDISDDSVKTLYSVAVSIFAIGGMVGGFSGGTIANRFGRKGGLLLNNVLGIVGACLMGFTKLAESYEMLFFGRFIIGVNCGLNTSLVPMYISEIAPLNLRGGLGTVNQLAVTVGLLVSQVLGIEQILGTNEGWPVLLGLAICPAILQLLLLPVCPESPRYLLITKQWEEEARKALRRLRASNQVEEDIEEMRAEERAQQAESTISMTELICSPTLRAPLVIGVVMQLSQQLSGINAVFYYSTNLFTSSGLTDESAKFATIGIGAIMVGMTLVSIPLMDRTGRRTLHLYGLGGMFIFSIFITISFLIKEMIDWMSYISVVSTLCFVVFFAVGPGSIPWMITAELFSQGPRPAAMSIAVLVNWMANFLVGIGFPSMKTSLENYTFLPFSAFLAIFWIFTYKKVPETKNKTFEEILALFRHGNDRSMLNCVNALEGHIPPAESAALMVAEEKPHPDSFVFAAGSERSSVAPAQPERPPPPLPPPRFPNSGV; encoded by the exons ATGGCCGATTCACGCGGCTTCAAGCCAATAAACCAGTTGTGGCAGAGCGCGACAGTGCCGACGGATCAGGATTCGGAGTGTCTGTACGAGGAGATCCCGGGCCTCCCGGGGCCTCAGGATACGGATCAGCCGGCTGGTGCCGGCGTTGGGCACGCGGCGCagagggaggaggaggaagaggaggagaacGTCGGCGGCAGCAGGGCAAGTCTCGATTTCGGCGTTCAGGTTGGAGATAGCGGCGACTGGTGGGGCGATCAGTCCGGGGGCCGGGAGGACATCGTCGCCGGCGGTGGTACCATCCCCCGTAGCAGGACCCTCGGAAGGAACGGCCGATCGGGATCGGGTGCgagcggcggcggtggcgcgAGATCGCGCAGCGGATCGACCGATCGGCGTCATCAGCCGTCGGCAGCGGATCGGGCGCGCCAGCAAaacatcgtcgtcgtcggcagGGTGGAGGACGAGCGGTATGCCGCGCGCAGGAGCCACGTGGAGCCCAGTACAGGCGCCGTATTGCCACCTCCTGCGGCTACCAGCCTCAAGCTGACCAGGGGGCGACCAACGAGTCAGAGCACTGTCGCCCGTTACTTGCACTCGGCCAGCACCAACGCCTCGGCGACGCAccaccatcatcatcatcacggATTGCACGGCCAGTATCCACCGCCAACCGGCGCCAGGACGACCGGCAGGCAGCATCGCCATCATCACTCTAGCCGCGGCGCGTTCAGTAATGAGACGCAGGAAGAGGTACAGGAGGACGATGAAGCCACTCTACGGGAGTTGCTCGTAAG TGTCAATGTGCTCGACAATGTTGTCGATCTGCTCGCCCGTACGAATCAGCGAGATTCACGCGGGGATTATGTGTGTGGAAACAGTCTGCAGAAACAGGTCAGCGTTATGAGTATGAACTTGAGTGCCAAGCTGGACGAGCTGCAGCGGGGTGACCGCCAGCTGGAGACCACCGTCGCTCTCTGCGAGATCCGCACGCAGCTGCAGGAACTCACGAAGAGCGTAGAGTCTTGTCAGAGCGAGGTCAGCGAGGTGAAGCGGGACATGGTCGCGATTAAG CACGAACTAGATACGGTACAGCAAGTTAAGGAAGAGATAGAGGAATTACGAGAGTACGTGGATCGACTGGAAGAGCACTCCCATCGGCGGAAACTTAGGCTCCTGGAGCAG GGATTGACGCTTTTCCTATCGTATGCGATACTGGCAGCCGTATTAGGAATGTTGCAGTTTGGTTACAACACTGGAGTGATTAACGCGCCTGAAGTG aatatagaGAATTTTATGAAAGATGTGTACAAGGATAGATACGGAGAGGATATTTCGGATGATTCTGTCAAGACATTATACTCCGTAGCCGTGAGCATATTCGCGATCGGTGGTATGGTGGGTGGTTTCAGTGGAGGAACAATCGCCAACAGATTTGGCAG AAAGGGAGGCTTACTGCTAAACAACGTGCTGGGCATCGTGGGGGCGTGCCTGATGGGTTTCACAAAGCTCGCTGAGTCGTACGAAATGTTATTCTTCGGACGGTTCATCATCGGTGTCAATTGTGGCTTGAATACCTCGTTGGTTCCCATGTACATATCGGAAATAGCGCCATTGAACCTGAGAGGCGGCCTAGGCACGGTGAACCAGCTCGCTGTTACGGTGGGCCTCCTGGTCTCCCAGGTGCTGGGCATCGAACAAATCCTTGGAACAAACGAGGGTTGGCCCGTTCTCTTAGGACTAGCTATCTGTCCTGCCATTCTACAGTTATTGCTGCTTCCAGTTTGCCCGGAATCTCCCAG ATATTTGCTCATTACTAAACAGTGGGAGGAAGAAGCTCGAAAAGCTTTGAGAAGGTTGAGAGCCAGTAACCAAGTGGAAGAAGATATTGAAGAGATGAGAGCGGAGGAACGAGCTCAACAAGCTGAATCTACAATCTCGATGACCGAGCTTATATGCAGCCCAACTTTAAGAGCACCTCTCGTTATTGGTGTGGTTATGCAACTTTCGCAGCAGCTTTCGGGTATCAATGCC gtattttattattctacgAATCTGTTCACTAGTTCTGGTTTAACGGACGAGAGTGCCAAGTTTGCAACCATTGGCATTGGTGCCATTATGGTTGGTATGACGCTAGTGTCCATCCCGCTCATGGATAGGACAGGAAGGCGTACATTGCACTTGTATGGTCTTGGTGGCATGtttatcttttcaatattCATCACAATTTCGTTTCTCATAAAG GAAATGATTGACTGGATGTCCTACATCTCGGTGGTGTCTACTTTATGCTTTGTCGTGTTCTTCGCCGTGGGACCCGGATCCATCCCTTGGATGATCACGGCGGAACTGTTTTCGCAAGGCCCCAGACCCGCCGCCATGTCCATCGCGGTTCTTGTCAATTGGATGGCTAATTTCTTGGTCGGCATCGGTTTTCCAAGCATGAAG ACTAGCCTTGAAAACTACACGTTCCTACCGTTCAGTGCATTTCTAGCCATCTTCTGGATCTTCACGTACAAGAAGGTTCCTGAGACCAAGAATAAAACATTCGAAGAGATTCTAGCTTTATTCAGGCATGGTAATGACAG GAGCATGCTAAACTGTGTGAATGCATTAGAGGGACACATACCGCCAGCAGAGAGCGCAGCCCTGATGGTGGCAGAGGAGAAGCCACATCCTGATTCAT TTGTGTTTGCAGCTGGATCCGAGCGCTCTTCCGTCGCTCCCGCTCAGCCGGAGAGACCACCGCCCCCGCTTCCCCCGCCACGCTTTCCGAACAGCGGTGTCTGA